A stretch of the Vigna radiata var. radiata cultivar VC1973A chromosome 9, Vradiata_ver6, whole genome shotgun sequence genome encodes the following:
- the LOC106773008 gene encoding 2-carboxy-1,4-naphthoquinone phytyltransferase, chloroplastic isoform X1 — protein sequence MIMALTQASGFNKLHDHILLQRYFTKCRQRSTCSVVKVFHRRYGGRLQVEQYQHVLCARGVELSPSVIGDSGDETEEDIAKETLIWRAIKLPIYSVAFVPLTVGSAAAYLQTGIFSARCYFVLLASSVLVITWLNLSNDVHDFDTGVDKNKKESVVNLVGSRKGTFIAAYLCLALGFAGLAWTAVAEKNIRSMLFLVCAIICGYIYQCPPFRLSYQGLGEPLCFAAFGPFATNAFYLLHGGPSVMNHVPLSGTILSASILVGLTTSLILFCSHFHQVEGDKEVGKMSPLVRLGTEKGAEVVKGAVLMLYVLLAAFGLTKALPLTCIFLCALTLPMGNLVIRFVQDNHKDKNKIFMAKYFCVRLHALFGVALALGLVLARKATYTSWPILS from the exons ATGATAATGGCACTAACCCAAGCTTCTGGTTTCAACAAACTCCATGACCACATTCTCCTGCAGCGCTACTTCACAAA GTGCCGGCAGAGATCAACATGTAGTGTTGTGAAAGTCTTTCATAGGAGATATGGAGGAAGGTTGCAAGTTGAACAGTATCAACATGTGTTATGTGCAAGAGGAGTGGAGTTATCCCCTTCTGTCATTGGAGACTCTGGCGATGAAACTGAGGAGGATATTGCAAAGGAAACATTGATTTGGAGAGCCATCAAGTTGCCAATTTACTCTGTTGCATTCGTTCCTCTCACT GTAGGTAGTGCAGCAGCGTATTTGCAGACAGGGATCTTCTCAGCTAGATGTTATTTTGTTCTCCTGGCTTCCTCGGTTCTTGTTATTACCTGGCTCAATTTAAG CAATGATGTTCATGATTTTGACACTGGAGTTGACAAGAACAAAAAGGAATCAGTTGTAAACCTGGTTGGTAG TCGTAAAGGAACCTTCATTGCTGCGTACTTGTGCCTTGCTCTTGGCTTCGCTGGGCTGGCTTGGACTGCTGTTGCAGAAAAAAACATTCGTTCAATGTTGTTTCTTGTTTGTGCAATTATTTGTGGCTATATATATCAG TGTCCACCATTTCGGTTAAGCTACCAGGGGCTGGGAGAGCCCTTGTGCTTTGCAGCATTTGGTCCCTTTGCTACTAATGCTTTTTATTTACTACATGGCGGTCCAAG TGTGATGAATCATGTCCCTTTAAGTGGAACAATTCTTTCTGCATCAATTCTTGTTGGCCTCACAACATCTCTTATCTTGTTTTGCAGTCATTTCCATCAG GTGGAAGGAGATAAAGAGGTTGGGAAAATGTCACCATTG GTTAGACTTGGCACTGAAAAAGGTGCAGAGGTAGTGAAAGGGGCAGTTTTGATGCTTTATGTTCTTTTGGCTGCTTTTGGTCTAACTAAGGCACTTCCTCTCACTTGTATA TTCCTTTGTGCATTGACCTTGCCAATGGGAAACCTGGTCATTAGATTTGTCCAAGACAATCACAAG gacaaaaataagattttcatGGCTAAGTACTTCTGTGTAAGGCTGCATGCTTTGTTTGGAGTTGCTCTGGCCTTAGGCCTAGTACTGGCTAGAAAAGCAACATATACGTCATGGCCAATATTGAGTTGA
- the LOC106773008 gene encoding 2-carboxy-1,4-naphthoquinone phytyltransferase, chloroplastic isoform X2: MIMALTQASGFNKLHDHILLQRYFTKCRQRSTCSVVKVFHRRYGGRLQVEQYQHVLCARGVELSPSVIGDSGDETEEDIAKETLIWRAIKLPIYSVAFVPLTVGSAAAYLQTGIFSARCYFVLLASSVLVITWLNLSNDVHDFDTGVDKNKKESVVNLVGSRKGTFIAAYLCLALGFAGLAWTAVAEKNIRSMLFLVCAIICGYIYQCPPFRLSYQGLGEPLCFAAFGPFATNAFYLLHGGPSVMNHVPLSGTILSASILVGLTTSLILFCSHFHQVEGDKEVGKMSPLVRLGTEKGAEVVKGAVLMLYVLLAAFGLTKL, translated from the exons ATGATAATGGCACTAACCCAAGCTTCTGGTTTCAACAAACTCCATGACCACATTCTCCTGCAGCGCTACTTCACAAA GTGCCGGCAGAGATCAACATGTAGTGTTGTGAAAGTCTTTCATAGGAGATATGGAGGAAGGTTGCAAGTTGAACAGTATCAACATGTGTTATGTGCAAGAGGAGTGGAGTTATCCCCTTCTGTCATTGGAGACTCTGGCGATGAAACTGAGGAGGATATTGCAAAGGAAACATTGATTTGGAGAGCCATCAAGTTGCCAATTTACTCTGTTGCATTCGTTCCTCTCACT GTAGGTAGTGCAGCAGCGTATTTGCAGACAGGGATCTTCTCAGCTAGATGTTATTTTGTTCTCCTGGCTTCCTCGGTTCTTGTTATTACCTGGCTCAATTTAAG CAATGATGTTCATGATTTTGACACTGGAGTTGACAAGAACAAAAAGGAATCAGTTGTAAACCTGGTTGGTAG TCGTAAAGGAACCTTCATTGCTGCGTACTTGTGCCTTGCTCTTGGCTTCGCTGGGCTGGCTTGGACTGCTGTTGCAGAAAAAAACATTCGTTCAATGTTGTTTCTTGTTTGTGCAATTATTTGTGGCTATATATATCAG TGTCCACCATTTCGGTTAAGCTACCAGGGGCTGGGAGAGCCCTTGTGCTTTGCAGCATTTGGTCCCTTTGCTACTAATGCTTTTTATTTACTACATGGCGGTCCAAG TGTGATGAATCATGTCCCTTTAAGTGGAACAATTCTTTCTGCATCAATTCTTGTTGGCCTCACAACATCTCTTATCTTGTTTTGCAGTCATTTCCATCAG GTGGAAGGAGATAAAGAGGTTGGGAAAATGTCACCATTG GTTAGACTTGGCACTGAAAAAGGTGCAGAGGTAGTGAAAGGGGCAGTTTTGATGCTTTATGTTCTTTTGGCTGCTTTTGGTCTAACTAAG TTATAG